One Triticum dicoccoides isolate Atlit2015 ecotype Zavitan chromosome 4B, WEW_v2.0, whole genome shotgun sequence genomic window carries:
- the LOC119295684 gene encoding two-component response regulator-like APRR1 gives MYHWSTSSSPCYSNSGSGSSNGPLLPSMASSSYGDLLLLQEQQQQQHHYYSQSMQRVMSAGDLQALPGPGPAPVGRYSAEERRERIEKYRTKRNQRNFQKKITYACRKTLADSRPRVKGRFARNVDDDAAADQPEDATTAAVAADMSLVNDASSSSSSMPPEWWPAMQGALAVEDDELIASYLAVSSINLY, from the exons ATGTATCACTGGAGCACATCGTCTTCTCCTTGTTATAGCAACAGCGGCAGCGGTAGCAGCAATGGTCCCTTGCTCCCCTCCATGGCGTCCAGCAGCTACGGTGATCTGCTGCTCCtacaagagcagcagcagcagcagcatcactactACTCCCAGTCGATGCAACGTGTGATGAGCGCCGGAGACCTCCAAGCTCTGCCGGGGCCGGGGCCGGCTCCGGTGGGGCGGTACAGCGCGGAGGAGCGGCGGGAGCGCATCGAGAAGTACCGCACCAAGCGCAACCAACGCAACTTCCAGAAGAAGATAACG TACGCTTGCCGGAAGACGCTCGCGGACAGCCGGCCGAGGGTGAAGGGCCGCTTCGCGCGCAACGTCGACGACGACGCAGCAGCAGATCAGCCGGAAGATgcgacgacggcggcggtggcggcggatatgtCTCTGGTCAACgacgccagcagcagcagcagcagcatgccgcCGGAGTGGTGGCCGGCAATGCAGGGCGCGCTGGCCGTGGAGGACGACGAGCTCATCGCCTCCTACCTTGCCGTCTCCTCCATCAACCTCTACTAG
- the LOC119295682 gene encoding uncharacterized protein LOC119295682, protein MALLFFDLSLLPSPNSNSRLLAAARALELGYAAVALDHPHRGLLADADRCHTAPFPALSSLPLPPSASLHRSRNGSPTSEPFRQYTRITLSLDSAAAAASALAPSAARLLRTYDIVAARPLTQAALDHLCQSATEIDVISIDFSHKLPFRLKLPMIKLALQRGIHFEIAYSPLIDDVNSRRQVLAEAKLLVDWTKGKNLIISSAAHNANEIRGPYDVINLCAYLLGLSMERAKAAMSVNCRLLISKATRKKHFYKETIRIDRLLPNEQLNSTKYKVGDWIGLDPISFKGDPQTLETNLEPSPNKDELPVLPTNFPAKVLCQKRHDADVSLFADRLEQSTDDSEIPVETQEETLQANRSEAHSGAVHTIMVNPENNEIVMAGSVQACVASSVDQKCIEEHVEFVEDAMELDATELCTVNLISGDSSPLSSDVKLPCSSLPRSMELFDTSLENKDPDQPSEIVDHTNACANQGYIRTSGKREEQAPLDHEIVSCSDVCLEGKCLDKPDNVPVDSKTHRHAVESLGCSTVGRDDESPLNLTVPLSTDLCEDIVLPAHQVEQNVDEGIENTDSYKVEPVYRNAVRMISVENTLSGQEISSAAVVYDKGSSDGTWANNELEEPNLKKPNASLEKDVAKVDEGPLNYDSADKVDISTARSEKRRQKLLLHGPSYVPFLGFLKPVSFKKKVCKVVSRRKS, encoded by the exons ATGGCGCTCCTCTTCTTCGACCTCAGCCTCCTCCCTTCCCCCAACTCCAACTCCCGCCTTCTCGCCGCCGCACGAGCCCTCGAGCTAGGCTACGCTGCCGTCGCCCTCGACCACCCGCACCGCGGCCTACTCGCCGACGCCGACCGCTGCCACACCGCTCCCTTCCCCGCCTTGTCTTCCCTCCCGCTCCCCCCCTCCGCCTCCCTCCACCGTTCCCGCAATGGATCCCCTACCTCCGAGCCCTTCCGCCAGTACACGCGCATCACCCTCTCCCTCgactccgctgccgccgccgcgtccgcgCTTGccccctccgccgcccgcctcctccGCACATACGACATCGTCGCGGCGCGCCCTCTCACCCAGGCCGCGCTCGACCACCTCTGCCAGTCTGCCACAGAGATTGATGTTATCTCCATCGACTTCTCTCACAAACTGCCATTCCGTCTCAAGCTCCCAATGATCAAGCTTGCACTACAG AGGGGGATACACTTTGAGATTGCATACTCTCCCCTCATCGATGATGTCAATTCAAGGAGACAAGTCCTGGCCGAAGCCAAG CTGTTGGTGGACTGGACTAAAGGAAAGAATCTCATCATTTCAAGTGCTGCTCATAATGCTAATGAAATTAGAGGCCCCTATGATGTCATAAACTTATGTGCATATTTGCTTGGTCTTTCTATGGAGCGAGCCAAAGCTGCTATGTCCGTAAACTGCAG GTTGCTTATTTCCAAGGCTACGAGGAAGAAACATTTCTACAAAGAGACAATTAGAATCGATAGACTGTTACCAAATGAGCAACTAAATTCAACAAAGTATAAGGTTGGTGACTGGATTGGTTTGGATCCTATATCTTTTAAAGGTGATCCACAAACTTTGGAGACAAATCTAGAACCTTCTCCCAACAAAGATGAACTACCTGTTTTACCCACGAATTTTCCCGCCAAAGTATTGTGTCAAAAACGTCATGATGCTGATGTGTCTCTCTTTGCCGACCGGTTAGAGCAGTCTACTGATGATAGTGAAATTCCAGTTGAAACTCAAGAGGAAACCTTACAGGCTAACAGAAGCGAAGCTCACAGTGGTGCTGTTCACACCATCATGGTTAATCCTGAAAACAATGAAATTGTTATGGCTGGCAGTGTGCAGGCTTGTGTTGCCTCTTCTGTTGACCAGAAATGCATTGAGGAGCATGTTGAATTTGTTGAGGATGCAATGGAATTAGATGCTACAGAATTGTGCACAGTAAACCTCATTTCAGGTGACAGTAGTCCTTTATCCTCCGATGTTAAGTTACCATGTTCTTCTCTTCCCCGGAGCATGGAGCTTTTTGACACTAGTCTTGAGAACAAGGATCCTGACCAACCTAGTGAAATCGTAGATCATACTAATGCTTGTGCAAATCAAGGGTATATCCGCACATCTGGTAAGAGGGAGGAACAGGCACCTCTGGATCATGAAATTGTTTCATGTTCTGATGTTTGCCTCGAGGGTAAGTGCCTGGACAAACCTGATAATGTTCCAGTTGATTCGAAGACTCACAGACATGCTGTGGAATCATTGGGGTGCTCAACTGTTGGGCGAGATGATGAGTCGCCATTAAATCTTACAGTTCCGTTGAGTACTGATTTATGCGAAGACATTGTACTGCCAGCTCATCAAGTAGAGCAAAATGTGGATGAAGGCATAGAAAATACTGACAGTTATAAGGTCGAACCGGTTTATAGAAATGCAGTAAGAATGATTTCAGTGGAAAATACTCTCAGTGGTCAAGAGATCAGTTCAGCTGCTGTTGTTTATGATAAGGGGTCCAGTGATGGAACTTGGGCAAATAATGAATTGGAAGAACCGAATTTAAAGAAACCCAATGCTTCATTAGAGAAAGATGTCGCTAAAGTAGACGAGGGGCCGCTAAATTATGATTCTGCAGATAAGGTGGATATATCTACAGCTAGATCAG AAAAGCGAAGACAAAAACTATTGTTGCACGGCCCCTCGTATGTTCCTTTCTTGGGCTTCCTTAAGCCTGTGTCTTTCAAGAAGAAAGTATGCAAA GTTGTATCTAGAAGAAAATCATAA